In the genome of Fusarium poae strain DAOMC 252244 chromosome 1, whole genome shotgun sequence, the window CGGCTGCGACTGTTAGTAGACCAGCCACGCCACTGGCGATACTAAGAGGATCCATAGCTGGAGAAGGGGAGAAAGGTTGATGAGAGGCGTAATCCTGAGAAGAGGCATTTTCTGAGAAGAGGCATTTTCTGAGGTCCATCCTGCAAACACTTATATCATCAGCTGGAAATCAGGCTGGCAACTCCTGATTCCTATAGGATGGGTAGCGATGCAGCCTTGTTGAGCAATGATGTAGTGGTACATATTGGTTAGTACCTATGCAAGGAACTGCTAAAGTACAGAAGGATCACTAGTGTTTCGGAGCTGAATCACATTAGATGTATATGAAATGTATTCACTGAGTCTGCCTTGGTTATCTGGTGAGGCGTTTTAATGGTGGTGAATTTCCTGCATAATATGTCCAGATATGTCACCGTCTAAAATACCTAGCTACTTACCCAGTTAGCTGTAATTTGTATTATTGAAAACCTTCTGGGATAATATCATCATGTCTGGCCTCAATTTATCatcctttaataaaattaagtatTCACTTACCATTATCGGTCCCAATACCCGTCCATGCATAATCAGCCGCAACATACCAGGATTATCCAAACTCCACCACCTCTCAACTTCCCCTCTTTCTTTCCCAGCCCTACGAGCCTAGAGCCGAGCTTACTCTAGGGCTGACGGACCGGGTCAATTGCGAGCTGCATACTACAGGGGGCGGCTGGACCTCTCAAGGGACTTTTGGGGGCCAAGCTTGTTTGCTGTTGGACCAAGGCGTTCTTGAGTAACGAGAGCGAGACCTATCCTGGTcatatttttcttatttaccGTCTTACAGCATAAGATATTCATTCACATGCAGTCTCAAGCCAAGACAGGCGAAGCGCTTCAACGGCGCCAAAGTTACATCAAGAAGGAATCCAACCATGTCTCTCCCTTGTCTATGAACTTACAAGGAGTCCTTTGATGGCTTGGCGGCTGATGAAATTGAAAGAATGGGACCATTTAAGCGCCTATATTCCTGCCGTGCATACGATAGTTGTTGCTTCATCGATTGTATAAAAGGCGCTTTGGGGTCCGTTCTTGAACTTGCTTTCTTTCCATTCTGTCTCGACAACTCATCTTGACACTCTACGTCCTGTCTTGAGTGAGTAAGTTGTGAACATGTCTTCGTCTCCTTCTCGTTCATCCTCTCCCACTAGGGCTTCCATTGAAGACTTGGGGGACCGATCAAAGGTTACACCTCAGCAGGTGATTGACAAGTTCTGGAAGCAGTTCACCACAAAAAACCCAGGAAAGGGTAAGCTAGCCTCCTTTCACAGCAAAGGGTAGTGACTCACAAACCTTAGCAACAACTGTCATTCCCTCAAACACATACACCGAATTTGCTGCCAAAAGAGGTAACCAAGTCACCACAACAAGCTGCCAGGCCTCGTACGAAGACGCAGCAGCAACATGCCGCGCCAAAGTCGAAAAGATTGTCAAGGAGTGTCGTCGCATTAACAAAAAGTACCGCGATCCTCACTTTGACATCGAGCAGGACCTCAAATGGGGTCAGAAGGACTGTCTTAGGTCTCTCTCCAACAGAGATGATTTTGTTCCTGGTGAAGACCTCACACCTGAGAGTGTCAAGCGTGTCGGTGATATTTTCGATAAGCCTCGCTTCTACATCGATGGTCCCACTGCCAACGATATCCGGCAGGGCCGTAATGGAGATTGTTGGCTCATTGCTGCTCTTTGTACCCTGAGTGAGAAGCCGGGTATGATTGAGAAGCTATGCGTTGCCCACGATCAGGATGTTGGTGTCTATGGTTTCGTATTCTACCGCGATGGCGAGTGGATCTCGGAGATTGTTGACGATTTTGTAAGCCTCATGGCCATTCCCACAGTGACGCGGCACTAACCATTCCCAGCTCTATCTGATTAAGCCCGACTATGACGAGGGTTACCTTGACCGAGTTCTCTTTGATGATATCGAGCGGGTTGACCCAGACGAGGCCTACCGCCGCATTTACCAGTCCAACAGCAGCGCCCTCTATTTTGCACAGTGCGCCCACCCTCAAGAGACTTGGCTGCCTCTCCTTGAGAAATGCTATGCCAAGGCTCATGGTGACTATTGCTCTATTGAGGGTGGCTTTGGAGGCGAGGGTCTTGAGGATCTCACTGGAGGTATCACATCTGAGCTGGCCACAACTGATATCCTCGACAAGGTTCGTAGCCCATTCATTTTCTAGGAGGGCCAACTAATATTCTCGTAGGAGTACTTTTGGAAGGAGCAGCTCCTAAAGGTCAACGATGAATTCCTGTTCGGCTGCAGCACTGGAATCTTTGGCGGCGGCTGGGGCGAGCGTAAGGGAATTGTTGAAGGCCACGCCTACTCTATCCAAAAGGCTATCGAAATCGATGGCAAACGAttgctcaaggtcaagaacccCTGGGGCAAACATGAATGGACTGGTCCATGGAGTAAGTGAAGGTTCCCTTTCAACACATGATGCCTACTAACAGATACTAGGCGATGGGTCAAAGGAATGGACTGCCGAATGGCTTCAAAAGCTCGGCCATCGTTTCGGGGACGACGGAGACTTCTGGATCTCATACGAAGACTTACTTAGAAAGTACCAGGCTTTTGAGAGAACACGTCTCTTCACCCCTGAGTGGCGAGTCACTCAGCTCTGGACATCGCTATCCGTCCCCTGGGCCCTTGACTACCACGACACGCACTTTTCTTTCACCCTTTCTAACTCGGGTCCTGTTGTGATTGCTTTATCCCAGCTCGATGATCGTTTCTTCCGAGGTCTTGAGGGCCAATACCGTTTCGAGCTTGGCTTCCGTCTTCACAAGGCTGGCCACTCAGACTATGTCGTTCGCAGTCAGACTCCCTTCCGCATGACACGATCCGTCAATGTCGAGCTGGATCTCGAAGCAGGTGACTACGAGGTCCGCGTTAAGATCAACGCCACACGCGATCACGAAATCTTGCCCATTGAGAATGTCGTCAAGAACAACGCCAAATCACGACGCGAGAAGCTCCTCCGTATTGGTCTCGCCTACGACCTGGGCCACTGCAAGGGGCGATTCGTCGAGACGCCCGAAGAAAAGATTGCTCGACAGGAgcacgagaagaagatcaagcaGAAGAAGCGGGACAGAATCAGGGCCAAGATTCTCAAGGATCGCGAGGACAACCACTATCTCGTGAAGCAAGATTTCCAGAGGAGCGAGCACAAACGactcaagaacaaggagaGGAGGAAACTCAAGGAAGCTGCTCTGAAGGCTAAGCGGGAAGCTCGCCAAGCTGAGAAGAAAGCTATCAGGGCCGAGAAGGCTGCTCAGAGGGCACTGAGGCGTGAGGCtaaggccaaggccaaggcagcAGCAAAGGCAGAGGCGGAAGCAAAGGAGAAGGCTGAAGAAGAGGCCAAGGAGAAAGCAGAGGCCGAGAAAAGGGTTGAAGGGGTAGCTGAAAATCCCGAGACCGATGCTCCCAAGCCAGAAGAGCCTATGACTCCTGAGTCTGACAACTCAGATGAGAAGGAGGTCGCTGAGGAGAATCCTACCGAAGACACCCCTGCTGAACAAGCCACCGAAGAAGCCAAAGAATCCAAATCCGATTCTGATTCTGATTCTGagtcgtcatcttcgtctgATGAAGACACCGAAGAAGAGGTCGAGACTGACGTTGAAAGTGTCGGGACCCTTCTTGACCTAGCTGACCGAGAGATTTGGATCCACGTCGATAATTTCACTGGTGAAGTCCCAGCGTCAGACTCAGACTCGTCCTCCGACTCCGAATCCGAAGCCGGTGACGACGCCGAAAAGGACCCATGGAACGCTGTCGTTGTCGTCGGCATTCGCATCTTCCACAAAAGCCTGGGCGAGGGTGAAGAGGACGGCGATCTCAACCTCAAAGTGATCCGACCCATTCGGTTTGGCAAGAATGACGAGGAAGTCGATGTCGAAAAGAAGTGTAGTACCAAGGTCTTGGACGTGGACGATAGTGCTAAGGACGCTACGCTCGTGGGAGACACCCAGGAGAAGATCCGGTTCATCAAGGGGGATAGTGCGAGGAGAAGAACTGTTACGTCCATGTTCTGATGTGGGTGAATTACGATGTGATTTTAGCGATGGATTCAACTGTCTCTTGTTATGATAGCATATGAAGAACTCTACCCAGCCTTTTGCTGAAAATTCCTTGTTGTACTGTTACCCTTGATAAACTATTCCTGCTCGCAGGATATTCAAATTGTGAAACCCAAACGCCAGAGCGTGCAAGCCACTGTCCCATATGTCCACCGGTACTGGACAAAGCCATGATACAAAAAAACGCCAATTGTCGTACTCATACTCATACTCATACTCATACTCATACAGATCTCATACATCAACACATCTCGCTTCTCTGGTGCCACTTCGCTTCATTTGGGGGGTTATGGGTGCGTATCAAATCATTTACAACTCTTCTCACTGCATCTGCGCGTCTGTCACTAACCACCACTGCAGCCTCACTCCTCATCCATCAGACCCACGTCAAAGAACAACTACATTCAACACAAGCCGTTGTGGAGTAGTCTGTTATTCTCTCCTCACAACTTGTGTTATCTGCTTGTATCTGTCTGCCGTTCTGTAGGACGCCATCCTCCGCATCAAACAGGTTTCTTCTTGCATAATAACAAGTCACCTGTCGTCCACAAGAAACAGCATCTTATCCCCTCTGATCGTCGATCAATCTGGCCTTCAGCCCACCACTCTCACGCACGCATCCACTGGTCTTTTGTGTTCCCAGGCGGCAACACAAGCTCTCCCGAGGCTTGATCTCACCCGCAAGTATGCGGGGACTTCTTCACTGATCAAAGCCTGAGTCTCTGCGCTTTTTTTTTCCCAAGCTCAACAACCCAACACATCGCCTCGCGGGGTATATCCTTCGCAGTGTGCCGTAGAATTTTCGAAAGTCGTTAAGAGCTACGTGACAGCGTCTGTCGTTCAAATCGTAGTAGTAGTCCTTGGGTGAATGATCCAAAGTTGTGTCTGGGGAAAGGTGCCAGATACGGAGAAACCGTCTAGTGACCCCCTAGTAACCAAGGATCCATGCAAACAAGTCTAGGTGAATGTTGGAAAAAGGAAATTCGTTGGTAGATGTCTTTTTCTGTCAAGGGCCGGTGCTTCCCATACGAACAGCTGTGCATGGTCGTGGCAGTGCTGCTTTAATCATGCATGTTCCCATAAAGTCCGGCTGTTGTCCAGGTAAAAGATAAGAAAGAGGTTCAAAGATGAATTTAGACGGACCGAAGATGTCGTGCAAAGCCGAGGCCAGTCAAACGACGCTGGCAATTGCATGCTTCGGATCAAAATAAACAAGAACCGGAACAAAGAAACAATACGAGGTAAGGATGATGAGTATGTTTGCGTGTCGGCatcaaaaaaagaagaacgaTTAAGAAACAAAGTTGGAGGCCATCCCAGACCAAAGCCTCAGAAACCATCAGTTCCGAGGGGCCGCTGTTGGGTCGTCTGCAACCAAGGCATATCCCCAACAGCCATCTTCATTGTGTTGTCTAAGCCACGGGAGCAATAGAAGCAACCGGGGGAGCAGGAACGCTGCCGATGTCGACCTCAGCAGGAATCTCGCCAACGTTGCCAACGTTGCCAACAGGGCCAACGGCACCAACGGCACCAACGGCACCAACGCCAGGGGCGTTCTTCTGGGGGCAGTCACGAGAGATGTGGCCGGCTTCACCGCACTGGTAGCAGGTCTTTCCAGCGGTGTTGAGAGGGCCACCGTTGGGAGCGGTGCAGTCTCGGGAGATGTGGCCGAGCTTGCCACAGGCGTAGCACTTCATAGCCTGAGCCTGGCAATCACGGGCAAAGTGGTTGGGGCCACCGCACTTGTAGCAAGTGGCAGGGCGAGGGCCACCAGCGAAGCCGCCTCGGCCGTAGCCACCAGGGAAACCACCACGTCCCATAGGAGCACCGCGACCCATGGGGCCAGGACCGACAGGGTTGGGGCAAGCGCGCTAACATGCGAATTTAGTTATATATCAGAGTAGCGAGCAGAACTTGCACATACAGCAAGGTGACCGGGCTGGCCACAGTTGTAGCATCGACCGCTGGTACCGGTGCCGCTGAGGCGGAGAGTAGGGCAGTCAGCCTGGACATGGCCGAGACCCTGGCAGTGATAGCACTGCTTGGCCTCGGTGGTTCGGGGAAGAGGACATCCGTTGGACTCGTGGCCTTGTGAAAGTTAGATGCTGATGACTTTCTTAACTTGAAGTTGAACGTACCGGGCTGCTTGCAGTTGTAGCAGAGACGCTCAGCAGAAGAGCAAACCTCAGCATAGTGGCCAACATTGCCACACTTGTAACAAGCACGTCGAGAGAGAGAAGACATTGTGAAGGTAGGGTCTAAGTAAGCCTAGTTAGTAACAAAGCTTGCCTCGGTAGAACATTGCATGTGATTTGACgctgccattgctgttgCCGTCCTTCTGGATTGAAATCGATCGCGCTGTTTGGCGCAAACCCCCAACAGACCCGtggtataatatataaacctTTGAGCTTATGGGAGGACAACCTATATCGGTTGATCATGCATGGTTCATCCATGTCAGATTGATAGAACAATGCCCCGGAACTGTCGGAGAGGGATCTCAAATTTCGATAGATAACGACCGGACGCCAATATCCCAAGAGGAATTGCTCTAATTGGATCATATATTCGGTCGTCGGAGAAAGTAAATCGTGTATATGTTATGCCCACGGTTGTGGACAATCATCATATCCGGGCGCTGATATTTCCGGATCGCAAAACCCCGCACTTGAGCTCTTGCCCCTCGGCATCACCGAGGCCAAAGCACTCGTAGAGATGGCGATATCCAGTATTTCTGTTCAGACTGAGCCGTTATGAACCGGAGGTTGCGCCGGGATGTCGGGTCGTACACGGAAGCCAAATACGGAAACCAGTTGGAAACGTTTTGAAGCTAGATTGAAGTATCAATGCGGGATTTGTTGGATCGGCGACAATGATAGCGACAACCAAAACATAGAGCGCAACAGCAAGTCGATCGATAACAATGCCATTTTCGAAATATTCGAGTGCGAGGGGTTCAAAGTCGAGACTAATAATTCCAGGCGTTGTTGTCGGTTGCGCAATGAAATGGAGGGGCAGCACAGagcagcacagcacagcacaaatCGCAATGCAAGCAATTAAAAAGCATCAACAAACGTACGTACCTTTGTGGCTCGGGAGGGGGAGCTTGATGGGTAGGTAGGACacaaaagtaaaaaatactGCCTAATAGgtgtatttataataagatgCAGACAAAAAAAACACTTTCAACACCAAGGAATTATTCAGAGTT includes:
- a CDS encoding hypothetical protein (MEROPS:MER0019360), whose protein sequence is MSSSPSRSSSPTRASIEDLGDRSKVTPQQVIDKFWKQFTTKNPGKATTVIPSNTYTEFAAKRGNQVTTTSCQASYEDAAATCRAKVEKIVKECRRINKKYRDPHFDIEQDLKWGQKDCLRSLSNRDDFVPGEDLTPESVKRVGDIFDKPRFYIDGPTANDIRQGRNGDCWLIAALCTLSEKPGMIEKLCVAHDQDVGVYGFVFYRDGEWISEIVDDFLYLIKPDYDEGYLDRVLFDDIERVDPDEAYRRIYQSNSSALYFAQCAHPQETWLPLLEKCYAKAHGDYCSIEGGFGGEGLEDLTGGITSELATTDILDKEYFWKEQLLKVNDEFLFGCSTGIFGGGWGERKGIVEGHAYSIQKAIEIDGKRLLKVKNPWGKHEWTGPWSDGSKEWTAEWLQKLGHRFGDDGDFWISYEDLLRKYQAFERTRLFTPEWRVTQLWTSLSVPWALDYHDTHFSFTLSNSGPVVIALSQLDDRFFRGLEGQYRFELGFRLHKAGHSDYVVRSQTPFRMTRSVNVELDLEAGDYEVRVKINATRDHEILPIENVVKNNAKSRREKLLRIGLAYDLGHCKGRFVETPEEKIARQEHEKKIKQKKRDRIRAKILKDREDNHYLVKQDFQRSEHKRLKNKERRKLKEAALKAKREARQAEKKAIRAEKAAQRALRREAKAKAKAAAKAEAEAKEKAEEEAKEKAEAEKRVEGVAENPETDAPKPEEPMTPESDNSDEKEVAEENPTEDTPAEQATEEAKESKSDSDSDSESSSSSDEDTEEEVETDVESVGTLLDLADREIWIHVDNFTGEVPASDSDSSSDSESEAGDDAEKDPWNAVVVVGIRIFHKSLGEGEEDGDLNLKVIRPIRFGKNDEEVDVEKKCSTKVLDVDDSAKDATLVGDTQEKIRFIKGDSARRRTVTSMF